A window of Pelagicoccus enzymogenes contains these coding sequences:
- a CDS encoding glycosyltransferase family 2 protein translates to FVIPAMNEEATLGPLFEGIRSQTRKLGKRLEVVFVDDGSTDSTWQRMRDIADAFPEEVKAVRMRANVGKARALAVGFERATGDVVFTMDADLQDDPVEIPRFLQKLAEGYDLVSGYKQTRHDPWHKVLPSRVFNKMVSKLNGVELHDHNCGFKCYRSEVVKAVKLQGEMHRMIPCLASIEGYRCAEIVVTHHARQHGVSKYGVKRFARGFFDMLTVHFLKNYKDRPLHLFGGLAAVVLAVGIGAFTLSAWLAFQQVEGALSLVAGSAALIAACPILLALGFTNELRISGKGGEAESPVGEVVDAAQPRNRAHKRSTHRSETYVGYHR, encoded by the coding sequence CATTCGTCATCCCGGCCATGAACGAGGAAGCCACCTTGGGCCCCCTCTTCGAAGGCATACGCTCCCAGACCCGCAAGCTCGGCAAGCGCCTGGAAGTCGTCTTCGTCGACGACGGCAGCACCGACTCCACCTGGCAGCGCATGCGCGACATCGCCGACGCCTTCCCCGAGGAGGTCAAGGCCGTCAGGATGCGGGCAAACGTCGGCAAGGCTCGCGCCCTCGCCGTCGGATTCGAGCGGGCCACCGGAGACGTCGTCTTCACCATGGACGCCGACCTGCAGGACGATCCCGTGGAGATACCCCGCTTCCTCCAGAAGCTCGCCGAGGGCTACGACCTGGTCTCCGGATACAAGCAGACCCGCCACGACCCCTGGCACAAGGTCCTGCCCAGCCGCGTCTTCAACAAGATGGTCTCCAAGCTCAACGGAGTCGAGCTGCACGACCACAACTGCGGCTTCAAGTGCTACCGCTCAGAGGTCGTCAAGGCCGTCAAGCTGCAGGGGGAGATGCACCGCATGATCCCCTGCCTCGCATCCATCGAGGGATACCGCTGCGCCGAGATCGTCGTCACCCACCACGCGCGCCAGCACGGCGTCTCCAAGTACGGGGTCAAGCGCTTCGCTCGCGGGTTCTTCGACATGCTCACCGTGCACTTCCTCAAGAACTACAAGGACCGCCCCCTGCACCTCTTCGGAGGACTCGCCGCCGTCGTGCTAGCCGTAGGCATCGGCGCCTTCACCTTGAGCGCCTGGCTCGCCTTCCAGCAGGTTGAGGGCGCCCTTTCCCTGGTGGCCGGCTCCGCAGCGCTCATCGCCGCCTGCCCCATCCTGCTCGCGCTCGGATTCACCAACGAACTCCGCATCTCCGGCAAGGGAGGGGAAGCAGAATCCCCCGTGGGCGAAGTGGTCGACGCGGCTCAACCCAGAAATCGCGCCCACAAGCGCAGCACCCATCGCAGCGAGACCTACGTCGGCTACCATCGCTGA
- a CDS encoding TolC family protein, with product MKNTILVLCASFLASVSLHAQQETIELDLPLIIDLVENQNIELAQQREIALQSWEALKHEKSRHRVQAELHLSYTQRKASELVGASNEEPVYQTIGPYQKKDAKAFLSTPLWDPNIRADIKAARSRAEIQELTLQLTEEQTLATVIDSYFDFIKSREAVHAAEASIQRSSDLLSTAQNLFKAGASDKIDLIRAELKLADDRELLIETQKTENELQLLLKRMLGIPFEQGLHVSSPELCFDLAYFDAEELYQQALANRPDYLRSLAEIEKSKHLRRSAKTMRHPSLAFYGEYGLANQALNGGTESSEWSALFLVSMPLWDSKKSGSKIRTAESQLRSAELERQRVELDLQREIAQLIARIDSLQSKILLSDKKQSLSRERYRLSAMRFEQGVADNQEAVEATLQLSLNELNQANTRYLYHRSLLQLMAALGDTRSLLDLTVYP from the coding sequence ATGAAAAACACCATCCTTGTGCTCTGCGCGAGCTTCCTCGCCAGCGTCTCGCTGCACGCACAGCAAGAAACGATCGAGCTCGACCTCCCCCTCATCATCGACCTCGTAGAGAACCAAAACATCGAGCTCGCCCAACAACGCGAAATCGCCCTCCAGTCCTGGGAAGCCCTCAAGCATGAAAAGTCGCGCCACCGCGTGCAAGCGGAGCTCCACCTCTCCTACACCCAGCGCAAAGCCTCCGAACTGGTCGGCGCCTCCAACGAGGAACCCGTCTACCAAACCATCGGCCCCTACCAAAAGAAAGACGCCAAAGCCTTCCTTTCCACCCCCCTTTGGGATCCCAACATCCGGGCCGACATCAAAGCCGCCCGCTCCCGTGCCGAAATCCAAGAGCTCACCCTTCAGCTCACCGAGGAGCAAACCCTCGCCACCGTCATCGACAGCTACTTCGACTTCATCAAATCCCGCGAAGCCGTGCATGCCGCCGAAGCCTCCATCCAGCGTTCCAGCGACCTGCTCTCCACCGCCCAAAACCTCTTTAAGGCAGGAGCCTCCGACAAGATCGACCTCATCCGGGCCGAGCTCAAGCTCGCCGACGACCGAGAGCTCCTTATCGAAACCCAAAAGACCGAAAACGAACTCCAGCTCCTGCTCAAACGTATGCTCGGCATTCCCTTCGAGCAAGGTCTGCACGTCAGCTCCCCCGAGCTTTGCTTCGACCTCGCCTACTTCGACGCCGAGGAGCTCTACCAACAAGCCCTCGCAAACCGCCCCGACTACCTCCGCTCCCTCGCCGAAATCGAAAAAAGCAAGCACCTGCGCCGCTCCGCCAAAACCATGCGCCACCCCTCTCTCGCCTTCTACGGCGAGTACGGCCTCGCCAACCAAGCCCTCAACGGCGGCACCGAATCCTCGGAATGGTCCGCCCTCTTCCTCGTCTCCATGCCCCTCTGGGATTCCAAGAAATCCGGCTCCAAAATCCGGACCGCCGAGTCCCAGCTCCGCTCCGCCGAACTCGAACGCCAACGCGTCGAGCTCGACCTCCAGAGGGAGATCGCCCAGCTCATCGCCCGCATCGACTCCCTCCAGTCCAAGATCCTCCTCTCCGACAAGAAACAAAGCCTCTCCCGCGAACGCTATCGCCTCTCCGCCATGCGCTTCGAGCAAGGCGTCGCCGACAACCAGGAAGCCGTGGAAGCCACCCTCCAGCTCTCCCTCAACGAGCTCAACCAAGCCAACACCCGCTACCTCTACCACCGCTCTCTTCTCCAGCTCATGGCCGCCCTCGGCGACACCCGCTCCCTCCTCGACTTAACCGTCTACCCCTAG
- a CDS encoding glycosyltransferase, which yields MKNRNTENDKGGVLIVGSTYPRSQDDHQVPWLRETVNRTTAKGRRVHVLASSFRGGAETPIDGIPVFRFRYAPAGMETMTHDEGAPNKAHGLLCQLLGLLYILSGTLKAIRLATQYRYDIIHVHWPFPHGVMGWLAARLTGAKYVANCHGAELAMGRQKKWIAHALAFFLRRADRIICNSSHTRDEILKISACPATIIPYGSTVRIDAPQAAAPRAPGHPIRLLTCGRLIERKGVDVLLCALPFLLRRHNVVLDITGKGDMEEEWKALTDKLGLGNIVTFHGFVSNERLSQLYRDCDIYVHPSIFDSRGDTEGLGVVLIEALLNQKPVVASEVGGIVDVIHHLQTGVLVPENNPAELADAIELIIDKPDLAARLAESGREFALWHFDWDRVIETLDKTYLVLCENKNEADDNTPFPPSPKDKKAPTKKILTTLTIAAAAGFGVSKAAPDFAHRLGSSLQNATLAPLGLGVALYLVYRIVNSFGWGLTIKALRRPVSLAQSSKTWLISEALRWLPGQVWAYAGRVTQSSKLGMNKTFCAASISIELVLTVIAWATVAAGGLTVWGAKINLLDYLSSSALVFSSCASLLLTASAALFLMKRPESALVRKITKLFGDIKSALACRPSWSGLLAVTAFYVALCVFNGISFWFIAQSLSAAPLSLPAVIGVNAAGWLAGFLSFGAPGGLGAREATIVALLAPIMELETCIAATVIWRCAQMAIELAVLGLYLVPLPSLKTANSSPAPSHEVSQPDQKVAA from the coding sequence ATGAAAAACCGAAACACCGAAAACGACAAAGGAGGCGTCCTCATCGTGGGCTCCACCTACCCCCGCAGCCAAGACGACCACCAAGTCCCCTGGCTCCGCGAAACCGTCAATCGCACCACAGCCAAAGGCCGCCGCGTGCACGTGCTCGCCTCCAGCTTCCGCGGCGGAGCCGAGACGCCCATCGACGGCATCCCGGTCTTCCGCTTCCGCTACGCCCCCGCCGGCATGGAGACCATGACCCACGACGAAGGCGCCCCCAACAAAGCCCACGGCCTCCTCTGCCAACTGCTCGGCTTGCTCTACATCCTCTCCGGCACCCTCAAGGCCATCCGCCTCGCCACCCAGTACCGCTACGACATCATCCACGTGCACTGGCCCTTCCCTCACGGGGTCATGGGCTGGCTCGCCGCCCGCCTGACTGGAGCCAAGTACGTCGCCAACTGCCACGGTGCCGAGCTGGCCATGGGTCGCCAAAAGAAGTGGATCGCCCACGCCCTCGCCTTCTTCCTCCGCCGGGCCGACCGGATCATCTGCAACAGCAGCCACACCCGAGACGAGATCCTTAAGATTTCCGCCTGCCCCGCCACCATCATCCCCTACGGCTCCACCGTTAGGATCGACGCGCCTCAAGCCGCCGCACCTAGAGCCCCCGGTCACCCAATCCGCCTGCTCACCTGTGGCCGCCTCATCGAACGCAAAGGCGTCGACGTGTTGCTCTGCGCCCTGCCATTCCTTCTCCGTCGCCACAACGTGGTCCTCGACATCACCGGCAAGGGAGACATGGAGGAGGAGTGGAAAGCCCTCACTGACAAGCTTGGACTGGGCAACATCGTCACCTTCCACGGCTTCGTTTCCAACGAAAGGCTCAGCCAGCTCTACCGCGACTGCGACATCTACGTACACCCTTCCATCTTTGACAGCCGCGGCGACACCGAAGGCCTCGGCGTCGTGCTGATCGAGGCTCTCCTCAACCAAAAGCCGGTCGTGGCTTCTGAGGTTGGCGGCATCGTAGACGTCATCCACCACCTGCAAACCGGCGTCCTCGTTCCCGAAAACAATCCCGCCGAGCTAGCCGACGCCATCGAGCTGATCATTGACAAACCCGACCTCGCCGCTCGCCTCGCCGAAAGCGGCCGAGAATTCGCCCTCTGGCACTTCGACTGGGATCGCGTCATCGAAACGCTCGACAAGACCTACCTCGTCCTTTGCGAGAACAAGAACGAAGCGGACGACAACACCCCCTTCCCACCTTCCCCAAAAGACAAAAAGGCGCCGACCAAGAAGATTCTTACTACCCTCACCATCGCAGCCGCGGCAGGCTTTGGCGTCAGCAAGGCCGCTCCCGACTTTGCCCATCGCCTCGGCAGCAGCCTGCAAAACGCCACCCTAGCGCCCCTTGGCCTCGGCGTCGCTCTCTACCTCGTTTACCGCATCGTCAACAGCTTCGGCTGGGGCCTGACCATCAAGGCCCTGCGCCGCCCCGTCAGCCTCGCCCAGTCCTCCAAGACCTGGCTCATCTCGGAAGCCCTGCGCTGGCTGCCGGGACAAGTCTGGGCCTACGCCGGTCGCGTCACCCAATCCTCCAAGCTGGGCATGAACAAAACCTTCTGCGCCGCCAGCATCTCCATCGAACTCGTCCTCACCGTCATCGCTTGGGCCACCGTAGCGGCCGGAGGCCTGACCGTTTGGGGCGCCAAGATAAACCTCCTCGACTACCTTTCCTCGTCCGCCCTCGTCTTCAGCAGCTGCGCGAGCCTCCTCCTAACCGCCAGCGCCGCCCTGTTCTTGATGAAACGTCCTGAAAGCGCCCTCGTTCGCAAGATCACCAAGCTTTTTGGCGATATAAAAAGCGCGCTCGCTTGCCGTCCCTCCTGGTCGGGATTGCTTGCCGTAACTGCTTTCTACGTCGCCCTATGCGTTTTCAACGGAATCTCATTCTGGTTCATCGCCCAGAGCCTGAGCGCCGCACCTCTCTCCCTGCCCGCCGTTATCGGAGTCAACGCCGCCGGCTGGCTCGCTGGATTTCTCTCCTTCGGAGCCCCCGGAGGACTCGGAGCGCGAGAAGCGACCATCGTCGCCCTCCTCGCCCCCATCATGGAACTGGAAACCTGCATCGCCGCCACCGTGATCTGGCGCTGTGCCCAAATGGCCATCGAGCTAGCCGTCCTCGGACTCTACCTCGTCCCGCTGCCCTCGCTCAAAACTGCCAACTCCAGCCCTGCTCCAAGCCATGAAGTTTCCCAGCCTGACCAAAAAGTCGCTGCTTGA
- a CDS encoding HlyD family secretion protein, giving the protein MKFPSLTKKSLLEALLRFAKENLWIIACLAITIAVCVALFWSVVVPSYQSPINRTYTSGFGYAKLKRQMGSPFEVATATVESRRIQKAILGEGFVSSQTVLVPVIPMDRILSVHVEEGQHIKKGDLLAVIDSRKADIKLKSAQLALRTAEAELERVLIGSAYVLAQERPEADQIEVDAVNRDLELLKSKEAIYAELVANGAFPKIKLLDLQRQIAEVEKRLKEGQFYLGMSTKGQEKSRTIARNAIEDAQNALTQRELELENYRIYAPIDGIVERVLIQPGEYNQDSGKPAFVLIADMWFEAHVDQSALTMIQEGDQARIHLEAYAGAPFKAHVSKIIPIVSYSLGGPETNRPIRPSGTGAPEWPATFKVRLAIDPTERRGIAPGLTGFARITSTRTTLAVPTPAILSRSSGSGYAYTIDKENHVTKLLISRGVTDNGWTEVVEGLQEGQTVIVSGHETLQEGDAIEVVQ; this is encoded by the coding sequence ATGAAGTTTCCCAGCCTGACCAAAAAGTCGCTGCTTGAAGCCCTGCTGCGCTTCGCAAAGGAAAACCTCTGGATCATCGCCTGCCTCGCTATCACAATCGCGGTGTGCGTGGCCCTCTTTTGGTCCGTCGTGGTTCCCTCCTACCAATCACCCATCAACCGCACCTACACCTCCGGCTTCGGCTACGCCAAGCTGAAACGCCAGATGGGCAGCCCTTTCGAGGTAGCCACCGCAACCGTCGAAAGCCGACGTATCCAAAAAGCGATACTGGGGGAAGGATTCGTCAGCAGCCAAACCGTGCTCGTCCCAGTCATCCCCATGGACCGTATCCTCTCCGTGCACGTGGAAGAAGGACAACACATCAAGAAGGGCGACCTCCTTGCCGTCATCGATTCCCGCAAGGCCGACATCAAGCTCAAGTCTGCCCAGCTCGCCCTACGCACCGCGGAGGCCGAACTGGAACGCGTGCTCATCGGCTCCGCCTACGTGCTCGCCCAAGAACGGCCCGAAGCGGACCAGATCGAAGTCGACGCCGTCAATCGCGATCTCGAGCTGCTCAAGTCCAAAGAGGCTATCTACGCCGAACTGGTCGCGAACGGAGCCTTCCCCAAGATCAAGCTGCTCGACCTGCAACGCCAAATCGCCGAAGTGGAAAAGCGCCTCAAGGAAGGCCAGTTCTACTTGGGCATGTCCACCAAAGGCCAAGAGAAAAGCCGCACCATCGCTCGTAACGCTATCGAAGACGCCCAAAACGCACTTACCCAACGCGAGCTGGAACTGGAGAACTACCGCATCTACGCCCCCATCGACGGCATCGTGGAACGCGTCCTCATCCAACCAGGCGAATACAACCAGGACAGCGGCAAGCCGGCCTTCGTGCTCATCGCCGATATGTGGTTCGAAGCCCACGTCGACCAGTCCGCCCTCACCATGATCCAAGAGGGCGACCAAGCTCGTATCCACCTCGAAGCCTACGCCGGCGCCCCCTTCAAGGCTCACGTATCCAAAATCATCCCTATCGTCAGCTACAGCCTGGGCGGGCCGGAAACCAACCGTCCCATCCGCCCCAGCGGCACCGGAGCTCCCGAATGGCCCGCCACCTTCAAAGTTCGTCTCGCCATCGACCCGACCGAACGCCGAGGCATAGCTCCCGGCCTCACCGGCTTCGCCCGCATCACCTCCACCCGCACCACCCTCGCCGTGCCCACGCCAGCCATTCTCTCACGGTCATCAGGATCTGGATACGCCTACACCATCGACAAAGAAAACCATGTTACCAAGCTGCTGATCTCCCGCGGCGTTACCGACAACGGTTGGACCGAAGTAGTGGAAGGCTTGCAGGAAGGACAAACCGTAATCGTCTCCGGCCACGAAACCTTGCAGGAAGGCGACGCCATCGAAGTGGTTCAATGA
- a CDS encoding ArnT family glycosyltransferase: MNNSKTRSFRLWLFTGLLLATLIGLGSYVVAQALFSYRPQPVATEWNAQWIKAKGGGLYSGAFRKDIFLTSEVSRAWIRVAAKDAFELVVNGDTATRSYLWRPTRPFQNGLSEYGQRLNFSAPLLALNFPREYQWIGHKEYMVPAYIDVTNKLNKGRNAISILIESRKADACAILEGEILLNTGEVIRLQTDSSWHAWQTAPATTELDWMNPNQLPPEGGVSVIEENAPNWFYRTLPEEIFSEPFRPEIISPSLNEDRISFTYEKVWEIENDVSTAWMRILTNRNIDLFVNDRRVNTDTYGSNDYTMGEWAIGSQKALDPSARPSLLDPDEVGHVYAGKKFTNPRHSDPTVNDFHRYENTLNKTGESPSKAGQAPATNPLFNERQQINPNAGTFADYLPGGRAPEALTRNREDYQFIGFDLSSLLHPGRNTVKIRLNPKDTALRLNWLPSLALDAAATDRQGRSSRLQSDETWLVSTGTLASARFVSTRSAITSAIQLPSIKYRGFIYHQGDKLLAWFTLALVVALVVGASLVFSFWKQDINDESLSYLSRYQLLFPTSILLGIVMLRISWVERFEWVWLHYPWIWLAGAVAATLALGLGTIRVRRILRDDLPQKRRGRMLVTLVRTLPNSRYWKFIIFAHLLLAFALRAYHIDFQTIDDDEYASIQASLAIAEKGVPEYTADVWYTRSPLYHYLSGFFIWIFGPNIWVLRLPMVLFGVATTWLCYHSCKHLLGSAWLGIAAMLLYAFHPFLIFSSHIARFYQQQQFFALLTAYFFCKGFVSGAQEMKYRYYTLWCFLAAILSQELSVVIGFQLLFGYLLFAKRKPMSDELRTLVIAVCVVALTAIDIIVFQTRTLTRTEGISPNVEATLSPNFSSPMNYLSVFFSYSRLHLSLSVLFFLGLPLAFKNGNRNVLAMYYMMFSGVIFTNLLVTADSLRYQYWIIPLWIMLGLYCVKAILDYLDTFSLQKVRGKFRLGRTRILISTIVFTAIFISWSPWRIPGSYDTKILGDASGAFQYIRTHMRPTDRVGATEPHPHGILLETGRADYDIAMPLLYDFVYLTEGQLRDRNADALVVSTVEQLQSEFAKHDRVWIAINREKFRSRGKNLRWEYPGARAELFLRQQCSIEYQSYLWTVFLWDANRANYKAFRQNWNR; the protein is encoded by the coding sequence ATGAACAATAGCAAGACGCGCTCTTTTCGCCTTTGGCTCTTCACCGGCCTCCTGCTCGCAACGCTCATCGGACTGGGCTCCTATGTGGTCGCCCAAGCCCTCTTTTCCTATCGCCCCCAACCCGTCGCCACCGAGTGGAATGCCCAGTGGATCAAAGCAAAGGGAGGCGGCCTCTACTCCGGAGCCTTCCGCAAGGACATCTTTCTCACCTCTGAAGTATCGCGAGCTTGGATACGCGTCGCAGCCAAGGATGCCTTCGAGCTAGTCGTAAACGGCGACACCGCCACCCGCTCCTACCTCTGGCGCCCGACTCGCCCCTTCCAAAACGGACTCTCCGAATATGGCCAACGCCTCAATTTCAGCGCCCCGCTGTTGGCTCTCAACTTCCCCCGCGAGTATCAATGGATTGGGCACAAGGAGTATATGGTTCCCGCCTACATCGACGTTACCAACAAGCTCAACAAAGGACGCAACGCCATCAGCATCCTCATTGAAAGCCGCAAGGCCGATGCCTGCGCCATCTTGGAGGGAGAAATCCTGCTCAACACCGGTGAAGTCATTCGTCTGCAAACCGACTCCAGCTGGCACGCCTGGCAAACCGCTCCCGCCACCACCGAGCTCGATTGGATGAACCCCAATCAACTCCCACCAGAAGGCGGAGTCAGCGTCATCGAAGAAAACGCTCCCAATTGGTTCTACCGCACCCTACCCGAAGAAATTTTCAGCGAACCCTTTCGCCCGGAGATCATCAGTCCGTCCCTCAACGAAGACCGGATCTCCTTCACCTACGAAAAGGTTTGGGAGATCGAAAACGACGTATCCACCGCCTGGATGCGCATTCTTACCAATCGCAATATCGACCTCTTCGTCAACGACCGCCGCGTCAATACCGATACCTACGGCAGCAATGACTACACCATGGGCGAATGGGCAATCGGCTCGCAAAAAGCTCTCGACCCGTCGGCTCGTCCTTCCTTGCTCGACCCCGACGAAGTGGGACACGTCTACGCCGGCAAGAAGTTCACCAACCCCCGCCACTCGGACCCCACCGTCAACGATTTCCACCGCTACGAAAACACGCTCAACAAAACCGGCGAAAGCCCCAGCAAAGCCGGCCAGGCCCCCGCAACCAACCCCCTCTTCAACGAACGCCAGCAGATCAACCCGAACGCCGGAACATTCGCCGACTACCTACCGGGAGGACGCGCCCCCGAAGCCCTCACCCGCAACCGAGAAGACTACCAATTCATCGGCTTCGACCTCAGCAGCCTCCTCCATCCGGGACGCAACACCGTCAAGATCCGCCTCAACCCCAAAGACACTGCCTTGCGCCTAAATTGGCTCCCCAGCCTCGCCCTCGACGCAGCGGCGACTGACCGACAAGGCCGCAGCTCCCGCCTGCAAAGCGACGAAACTTGGCTCGTCTCAACCGGCACCCTTGCCAGTGCACGCTTCGTATCAACCCGCAGCGCCATCACCAGCGCCATCCAACTTCCCTCCATAAAGTACCGTGGCTTCATCTATCATCAAGGAGACAAGCTGCTGGCTTGGTTCACTCTCGCTCTCGTTGTCGCTCTGGTGGTGGGCGCTTCGCTTGTATTCAGTTTTTGGAAACAGGATATCAACGACGAATCCCTCTCTTACCTCTCACGCTACCAGCTGCTCTTTCCCACCTCCATCCTCCTCGGCATCGTCATGCTGCGCATCTCTTGGGTCGAGCGCTTCGAGTGGGTTTGGCTGCACTACCCGTGGATCTGGCTCGCCGGAGCCGTGGCAGCCACCCTCGCCCTCGGCCTCGGAACCATCCGCGTGCGCCGCATCCTGCGCGACGATCTGCCGCAAAAGCGACGCGGCCGCATGCTCGTCACCCTCGTCCGCACACTCCCCAACAGCAGGTATTGGAAGTTCATCATCTTCGCCCACCTGCTGCTCGCCTTCGCCCTACGAGCTTACCACATCGATTTCCAAACCATCGACGACGACGAGTACGCCTCCATCCAAGCCTCCCTCGCCATCGCCGAAAAAGGCGTGCCTGAATACACCGCCGACGTCTGGTACACCCGCAGCCCCCTTTACCACTACCTTTCGGGATTCTTCATCTGGATTTTCGGCCCCAACATCTGGGTGCTTCGACTCCCGATGGTCCTCTTCGGAGTCGCCACCACTTGGCTCTGCTACCACTCGTGCAAGCACCTGCTCGGTTCAGCCTGGCTTGGCATCGCCGCCATGCTGCTCTACGCCTTCCACCCCTTCCTCATCTTCAGCTCCCACATCGCCCGCTTCTACCAGCAGCAGCAATTCTTCGCCCTGCTGACCGCCTACTTCTTCTGCAAAGGCTTCGTCAGTGGAGCACAAGAAATGAAGTACCGCTACTACACGCTGTGGTGCTTCCTCGCCGCCATCCTTTCCCAAGAACTGAGCGTTGTCATTGGATTCCAATTACTTTTTGGCTATCTGCTCTTCGCCAAGCGAAAGCCTATGAGCGACGAGCTACGCACCTTGGTCATAGCCGTCTGCGTGGTAGCCCTGACCGCCATCGACATCATCGTCTTCCAAACCCGCACCCTCACCCGCACGGAAGGGATTTCGCCCAATGTCGAAGCCACCCTCTCGCCCAATTTCTCCAGCCCGATGAACTACCTCTCGGTCTTCTTTTCCTACTCCCGCCTGCACCTTTCCCTCAGCGTGCTCTTCTTTCTCGGCCTACCCCTCGCCTTCAAGAATGGCAACCGCAACGTGCTCGCCATGTACTACATGATGTTCTCGGGCGTCATCTTCACCAACTTGCTCGTTACCGCCGATAGCCTTCGTTACCAGTATTGGATCATCCCGCTCTGGATCATGCTCGGCCTCTATTGCGTCAAAGCCATCCTGGACTACCTCGATACCTTCAGCCTGCAAAAAGTCCGCGGAAAATTCCGTCTCGGCCGCACGCGTATCCTGATTTCCACTATCGTCTTCACCGCTATCTTCATTTCCTGGTCGCCCTGGCGAATCCCCGGCTCCTACGATACCAAGATCCTCGGCGACGCGTCAGGTGCTTTTCAATACATTCGTACGCACATGCGACCGACCGATCGCGTCGGCGCCACCGAACCGCACCCTCACGGCATCCTACTAGAGACGGGGCGGGCCGACTACGACATCGCCATGCCGCTGCTCTACGACTTCGTCTACCTCACCGAAGGCCAGCTACGCGACCGCAACGCCGACGCCCTCGTAGTCTCCACCGTGGAACAGCTGCAGTCCGAATTCGCCAAGCACGACCGCGTTTGGATCGCCATCAACCGCGAGAAATTCCGCTCCCGCGGCAAGAACCTCCGCTGGGAATACCCCGGAGCCCGCGCCGAGCTTTTCCTCCGCCAGCAATGCTCCATCGAGTACCAAAGCTACCTCTGGACCGTCTTCCTCTGGGACGCCAACCGCGCCAACTACAAAGCCTTCCGCCAAAACTGGAACCGCTGA
- a CDS encoding type II toxin-antitoxin system ParD family antitoxin, translated as MNVSLTPELEKWVQDKVQSGLYSSSSEVVRDALRVLHQFEAERARKLSTLQSEIQVGLEQLKAGKSKPMDSTLMKRIKARGRERLNG; from the coding sequence ATGAACGTTTCGCTGACGCCAGAGCTCGAGAAATGGGTACAAGACAAAGTGCAGTCTGGATTATACAGCTCCTCGTCAGAAGTCGTCAGAGATGCCTTGAGAGTCTTGCATCAATTTGAGGCGGAACGAGCCAGGAAACTCTCCACGCTCCAGTCCGAAATTCAAGTCGGCCTCGAGCAACTCAAGGCAGGTAAATCAAAACCCATGGACTCAACCCTGATGAAACGCATCAAAGCTCGCGGCAGAGAACGTTTGAATGGCTAA
- a CDS encoding type II toxin-antitoxin system RelE/ParE family toxin — translation MAKKLVISEEAESDLEDIWDYIAMDSPLKADRFIDQLFRKCLDLSELDGVGRQRNELYQGLLSLPHKKFVIFFTREKSKVNIVRILRGSRDLDPLFEDG, via the coding sequence ATGGCTAAGAAGCTCGTCATCTCCGAGGAAGCGGAATCGGACCTCGAAGACATCTGGGACTACATTGCGATGGACAGTCCCCTCAAAGCAGATCGTTTCATCGACCAACTTTTTCGCAAATGCCTGGACCTGTCCGAACTTGACGGGGTCGGACGCCAAAGAAACGAACTTTATCAAGGATTGCTCAGCCTCCCGCACAAGAAATTCGTGATCTTCTTCACACGCGAAAAATCGAAGGTGAACATCGTTCGCATCCTCCGTGGATCGAGAGACCTAGACCCATTATTCGAAGACGGGTGA